ATCTTTTTTCAGCAGTATTTCTGGTAATTTTCTGCCGTGTTTGTCATTAGTTTTGTGCAGTATTTCTGATCATTTTTCAGCAGCTTTTCTGACAATTTTCTGCAGCATTTCTAGTCAATTTTCTGcatatttttttatcatttttcaGCAACACTTCTGGACATTTTTCTGCAGATTTTGAGTTATTTTTTCTgcagattttctgaaatttttatggGATTTTTCAGCAATTTTTCTGAAGATTTCAGGTGCTTTTGGAGCAGATTTTCTGGTATTTTCACAGGAAATTTCAGCAAACCAACTAGCCATTTTTAAGCTGCCTTTCGGGGCAGATTTTGACGGGGTTTTGATCATTTTTCAGCAGTGTTTCTTGTAATTTTATGCCGTGTTTTTCATCAGTTTTGTGTAGTGTTTCTGATCATTTTTCAACAGCGTTTCTAGTCATTTTTCTGCAgatttttttatcatttttcaGCAACACTTCTGGACATTTTTCTGCAGATTTGGACATGATATTTCAAGAAAAATCCTATTTTATTTGTCTTAGTTGGATGTAACTATATTTAGCAAGAATATTTTCTTTAGAGTTGCAATGCTTAAAGGTAATATTTCTTTAGtcaaattcaattttttttattaacaaACTAGTTTTGGTGTGCAGATTATCAATGCACTTCTAAGCCACAGAGAAATCCCGATACAGAAGACATAAACTAATTATGAGAAAACGCTCTTGATACTGCAGTAAAAACTAATCAGTTAACCCCAACAAGGCCATGGATCCTGGTCTTGTCTCTGACATAAAATCTGAAGACTACATCAGTTACCTTTGTGCCATGAACTAGACAATCATGCTTTTTGCACGAAGAACTGAGTTTTCATGTGAAAATTCAACTCTTGATTTTTCTTTAGCGGTTTATGTGGTGCAGAACATTTGTTTTGTTTGGGTGCAAAACATTTTTCATTTTTCTAAATATTTGGTGCAGAATTTTAATACAACTTATATGGCTTGTAGCGGATAGTACAACATAAGCAAGAGGTATTATTATTATCATGCTTGTTGATGACTGGTACATCACTACCACTAAATTAAAATCCATCTGAATTAAATTCAAACTGGTATACCTATAAATTTCCAAAGTAAATCCAAGGTCTACAATTTCCATCAATACAACCAAATGAAAGCAAAATGTTACAGTATAATAGTAGAGCTTAATGCTATCAGAATTAACATTCAATCCGCACAACAATAAAAACTCAAAGTACATTTGTTTTTCCTTAGCCGGTCATGCAACCAAGATTTTTCCCTTAGCCAAATTTGCAGCTCCTTCCAAAGTACCATTCTTTTTGGTATTTTCACTCCATGTCAACAGACTGTGACAATAGATCATTCTTAATTTTTTCAGCAGTGCTTGTTGATTTTCCTGCATAATGACACAcattttaattcatttatttaCTACAATGTACATTAACATTAAATAGAAGTTAAAAACGATTAAATATACCTTTTCCACACGGAGGCCAACCTTCCAGGCACACAAGCTGCCCATGTATGTCTCCATGTGTCTCATTACAAAGATACCGCAGTCAACAAAGTTCATTTCTGTTTGCCATCCCATCCTATGAACTCTGGGTTGCAAATTATTAATCTCGCTCTCTTTTGGCAGGTCATAAATTGAAATCCAGTGACAAAAACATTCATGCTGCATTCGTTAATATCACAAAATAATTAGAGTTTGTCGAAGGATGTTCCAACCTCCATTCATCTAAAAGTTCTTAAATCCTACACATACCAGACGTGCTGGTAGATCACCATACGTTTCCTCCACTCCAGCAGTTTGGACTCTATTATCAATAATCTCTAATCGTGTTTTCTTCATGTTATAGCATATGATATAGTGATGGCCCGAATCGTAAATAGGAAAAAAAAACTAGAAAATTTACAGGAGAAATGTTTTAGTTAATTAAATTATAATGTGGCACATGAAAAAAAAGCCAAAAAAATGAGTAGATAAAGAAATTATACACTTTATCCATCTTACCATATCAAAGTCTTTCACATCATACTGCTTATTATGCATCTCATTAACCATTTTGATGACAAGGTCCATATTGTCATCAAATGCAGCAAAACGACTCATCTTTGAATAATCATCACCTacaccaacatccatcctcaaGGGTCCGTACTGCATTAACATATATGGCACATAATTACTATTTTTCACATAATGCAGAAGAAATAATAATTTGGACTAATAAGattattttatttagttaaaAATCACATACAGTGGTTTCGGTGGTCATGAAAAGACGTAAAGGTGAAGAATCAGCTTTAAGTATCTCATTCTCGTTTAATAGGTAGGTCCATGTATCAATCACCGTGGTCTCAACCAATTTATTGTCTCGCAGTGACTGAAAGTGTGCTTTTGTACACTTTCTGCCCTCCCATTCAAATAAGTAATCTCTGAAAAATACACATTGATCCATTGGTCCAGGTTAGGCCATCTATACTAGCTAGATAGAATATATGCGTTATAAATGCATAGCACATAAAAAATTTATACAATACACTAACCTTTTGTTCCGCCTATTCAGGAAAAGCCACTTCCATTCATTCCTCTCCTCAGTCGTTATAACATGGCTACTCACATCAACAACTCTGCTCACGTACGGAGACCTACATAGATGTGATACTTTTACCTCTCAGCGCGGTCTCACCATTTTTGTAGTTACAATTCTTTTATCTCCCACCCTATAATGTGCACCCTTCTCATCAACAACTTTAGGCACAGGTTGTCCTTTACCTACTAAACTCACTGAACCTGAACTTCCTTGTAGTTGTGAATTACCAATGCCCTTTAGATCACTGAGGAGGTTTTTGGGCGTCAACTGTGACAACCCCAAAGAATAGCTAGGTACGAAATCTGAATTATCTAGTATTGCAGATTTTTTACCAGCATCGTGAACTACATTACCAACTAATAATTTCTTGGCTATAGGACTAGTTGCTTCAAACATCTTGAAATATTGGCTATATTCCTTCTTCAGTTTTGCAAGGCGCAAATTTTGAGGAAATAGTGCTAATGATACTTCACAATTATTCAAGCACCTTTCATACACATCAACAAATTCCTTCAGATTATTTTCAAAAGATGTCATGTATGGCTGCCAgaacataaatataaatatattacaTGTAACCATATGTTTAAATCGCATCAAATTCAAAAACACAGATAATTGTTTAACTAAACATACCTCCTCCTCATAATGCTTATCAATTTCTAGCTCAACACGTGTTTGTGTGTTCTGCACCATATCAATTCCAAGTCCAGACATCTACAAGTATAGACCAGGTAATGTTAAATTTAACATGTCCCCCCATgaattatataatatatttaatttcttaaaaatgaataatggattaaattttaaatttcacCAAATCTGTATTCTTTCTTGTCACTATCTCGATGTCCTCGCAATCACTTCTTTCTAATACAACCTATTTGCAAGTACGATAGATTAGAATATTAATCCCAATATGATAAATGATGTAAAAAATGTAAAGAAAAAATACAGTCATATCATTATCATTCACCTCTGGCTCAATGTCCTTCAAGATTCCTGCTCTTTCTAATTTCTTCTCATCATTCAAAATTGCCTCATTTTCGAGTACAACATCCACTTTCCTGCCTTTGTACTGTAACACTTGTTCCTGCAgtataataattttacaaatCAAAAAATTATATGTACGTTAACTACGAGGTTTATGTATAAATAAATAAGTATGAATTAATACTTAAATTGTGAAAACCTTATCATACATACATAAACTAATGTGTTTAATCAGTAAACTAAGTTGTGCTGGTGCAAAGAGATTAATATTTGGAAATCAATTTACAAAAAAAGTGAACAGATTTTTCTACTCAAACATGATAAGAGGTTACCCCAAAATCCATGTCCATAATTTGTTCCTCTATATAAAATTATCCGTGTCATTAAAAAATTCATCATtctcagcatttgccatcaaattTACACCATTAGTGTGTACTGTTTGTTCCTGTAGCAAGATTTATTAAGAAACAAATAAATCAATTATCCGCACAGTACATAATCAGTATGTGCATTACGTAACTACAATATTTAATTTACATCAACATTTTTTTTAGAACCCATTGTATAAGCTTCTTCAATGTCAGTCATGTCTTTCGTCCCATTATCGTTCTCCATATTATCTATGACAACCAAGTCTTGCATCGTCAACCCAATATTTTGTCCAGAATCCTGCAACTTGTTATACAAAGAGaatttaaatttatttcaaaCCACCCTTTAATAACATTATTCATTTATTACCTCCCCTTCACTGTTTATCTTGTTATCTCTGACCTGCGTGCATATAATTTGAAACAGATTAAAAACATAACATTAACATAACACATATATTGAACCAAATAAAAGAATGACTTGCTTCCTTACATTTGTCCCATCACGTAATTTAAGTAATATACCCTCTCCAAAACATTTTTTTTCTGTATCAACTTTTTGACGTTCGCGTATAAGCATGTCTGACCAAGCACGGTAAGCACGGTAAGCTGGATAGGTTGTAGGAACACGAACAGTGTCCCTGTTCCGTATTTTGCACACATACAAATACTAAAAAGACAAATAACTATTATTATCATATTACTACCATTTAACGTACACCATGTATACAATTTCAAACAACTGTAACTTACAATCAGAAAAGCCAATGGTCCTGCAAAATGCCTCTTTGTATTTGCAGCCCAATAAGTATGTGTCTTTTTTAACTTCTCAACTAGAATCTGACACCAGTTATATTTGCCACAGTTTTCAATATTTCCAGAAAATCTTAGTATATCTCTCTTTAGAAATAGATTCTGATTTGATTCGATGAAGAAATTATAAAGCATGACCAGGAAATTCCACTTGAAGTTTGTATCTGCTTGGCGATTTTCAAGAATCTTGTCTCTAACCATCAATGGTGAAATTTGGGAACTTACAAAACCAGAAAACTGTTCAGCCCAAATGTCACATACTGCGCTATCCTCATTGCATATAATTATTTCATCCCCAATTGGCAAACCCATAACACTATGCACGACCCGATCATCTATTTTAATAACCCCAGCTTTTAGCTTAACTGAACAAGATTTACCATCGAATGACTCAGCAATATTATAACCAAGATTGTGTGCATAATGCTCCATTCGAAAATGCAATAACTCACCAAATCCCGTTGATTTCACCCATTCCACTTGCGATTTTGACAAATTTCCTATAACATCTCTCATTATAGATGGAGAGAACTTTTTTTGAATATACCGCTTATATATCCTTACCTTTTTTTTCTTGTGGTTTGTCTTTGGTGTAATGCTCTTTGCCCTCCTTCCTACAACCTCCTTTGCTCTTTTTGAAAACAAACTTCTCTTCCTAACATTAGCACTTGCTTCAACCTGTATAGCCgccaaataaaaaaaatacattaatttatatacaatacaattttaaaaaaaatacttatatttattttaaaaataatggTAGTTCAAACTTTTGAAGAACTTGCCTTATCTTTCTTTTTCAATGCATATAAGTGTACCCCGCTCCTAATTTGATCTTCCGTGTTtattatacacaaacttctttgATTAGTGTCCTGCATCACATCAAAAATATATCAAATTAGAACATTGAAGCTTAATTAGATTTGTAACAACATGCAATTTATCATTTCTGCAACATATCAGAGATGAAGTGAAAACCTCCTCTCCCCTCGTCCTTTTTCTACTTTTTAATTTAAGTCCACGTATGCTTTGGGGGGCCTCATTTATACGTCTGTTCATACCGGTCTTCATCATTGTTCGTGTCAACGTCAACTTACTGCCCCTAATACCATCATCTGCTGGAACTGATTTACATCTATTGTCAAATATTTCACCCGGGATAACAAAACCATCATCTTCATCACTTAAGTCAAAATTTTGCTCATGTCTAAAGATTTTTCTTTCTCCTCCCACATCTATTTTATCTAGAGCATCTCTACTGTTTCCTGCAACTACATTCTTACCGAATACACATGCATTACTGTCACGACTACTGCGGTACATGGACACCTTATTAGCTCTTTGAACAGTTCTTTTGCTTGATCCTGAACTTAAGTCAATGTATACATGCTTTTCCTTTGGCCCTCTGTACAGCCAAGGGCTTTTAATTAATCTCCCACTCCTCCTTTGCCCTGTAATCGAAAGAGTATACAAGTG
This is a stretch of genomic DNA from Apium graveolens cultivar Ventura unplaced genomic scaffold, ASM990537v1 ctg9213, whole genome shotgun sequence. It encodes these proteins:
- the LOC141705669 gene encoding uncharacterized protein LOC141705669, with the protein product MDFGEQVLQYKGRKVDVVLENEAILNDEKKLERAGILKDIEPEVVLERSDCEDIEIVTRKNTDLMSGLGIDMVQNTQTRVELEIDKHYEEEPYMTSFENNLKEFVDVYERCLNNCEVSLALFPQNLRLAKLKKEYSQYFKMFEATSPIAKKLLVGNVVHDAGKKSAILDNSDFVPSYSLGLSQLTPKNLLSDLKGIGNSQLQGSSGSVSLVGKGQPVPKVVDEKGAHYRVGDKRIVTTKMVRPR